A genomic region of Persephonella marina EX-H1 contains the following coding sequences:
- the panD gene encoding aspartate 1-decarboxylase, with the protein MRRTILKSKIHRITITGADLHYEGSLTLDEAIMEAANLVPFEKIEIYNVNNGHRFSTYVIPGQRYGGECILNGAAARLGHAGDIIIIVSWADLDEEELKNFKVNLVYMDEENNIKEHKVTTVFSEEVKEIAERNKNLVRD; encoded by the coding sequence ATGAGAAGAACGATACTTAAATCAAAGATACACAGAATAACAATAACTGGTGCTGACCTTCATTATGAGGGCAGTCTCACACTGGATGAGGCTATTATGGAAGCTGCAAACCTCGTCCCTTTTGAGAAGATAGAGATTTACAATGTTAACAACGGACACAGATTCTCAACATATGTTATACCGGGACAGAGATACGGTGGAGAGTGTATATTAAACGGTGCAGCTGCAAGATTAGGTCACGCGGGAGATATAATCATAATAGTTTCCTGGGCAGACCTTGACGAGGAAGAGCTGAAAAACTTTAAGGTTAACCTTGTTTATATGGACGAGGAGAACAACATAAAAGAACATAAAGTTACAACTGTATTTTCCGAAGAAGTTAAGGAGATAGCAGAGAGAAATAAAAATCTTGTAAGGGATTAA
- a CDS encoding deoxyribonuclease IV: MVKIGAHVSSSKSLDLVFDRGREIGADTIQFFLSSPRSWHWKERSDEEKELFIQKRRETGISPVIAHSSYLFNLASSDPVLRKKSINGVIRELKLCEELKIDYYVIHAGKSKGLKESEAVKNIIDSVKEIFSKVKLKHTFFLYETLAGQKGEIGKTTDELAQLMEPFKKENTGVCVDTCHIYSAGYKINDEEGFYSYRSELSKKIGLENVKVIHCNDSKTPFNSKRDRHEHIGEGSIGYKGFEFFLNDEYFRRLPFILETPKTADWDIKNMERLRRLIRTAPVAQ, translated from the coding sequence ATGGTAAAGATCGGTGCCCATGTTTCCTCTTCAAAATCACTTGATCTTGTTTTTGACAGGGGCAGGGAGATAGGGGCAGATACTATCCAGTTTTTTCTTAGTTCTCCAAGATCCTGGCACTGGAAGGAAAGATCCGATGAAGAGAAAGAGCTGTTTATCCAAAAAAGAAGGGAAACAGGAATAAGCCCTGTTATCGCCCACTCATCATACCTGTTTAATCTCGCTTCCTCAGATCCTGTATTGAGAAAAAAATCTATAAACGGTGTTATCAGAGAGCTGAAGCTGTGTGAAGAGCTCAAGATAGATTACTACGTTATACATGCAGGTAAATCAAAAGGTCTAAAAGAGTCAGAAGCTGTAAAAAATATAATAGACAGCGTAAAGGAGATATTCTCCAAAGTTAAACTTAAACATACATTCTTCCTTTATGAGACACTCGCAGGACAGAAAGGTGAGATAGGAAAGACAACAGATGAGCTTGCACAGCTGATGGAGCCTTTTAAAAAAGAAAATACAGGAGTATGCGTTGATACATGCCACATATACTCTGCAGGGTATAAGATAAACGATGAAGAGGGTTTTTACAGTTACAGATCTGAGCTCTCAAAAAAGATAGGTCTTGAAAATGTAAAGGTTATACACTGTAACGACTCTAAAACACCTTTTAACTCAAAGAGAGACAGACATGAACATATAGGAGAAGGATCTATAGGGTATAAAGGGTTTGAATTTTTCCTGAATGATGAATATTTTAGAAGACTGCCTTTTATACTTGAGACACCAAAAACAGCTGACTGGGATATAAAGAATATGGAGAGATTAAGAAGGTTAATAAGAACTGCGCCCGTAGCTCAGTAG
- a CDS encoding GspE/PulE family protein, translating to MENVDYKSRRKLTFLRLMVQNGLVPAEEVRDNPALSGKDFTEILDYLVDRKITDEVKIKDFFVKFLNLKPYDPEEHYLDKNNDVVKTISYKYMKKKKFVPLFYKDGTLSIAAFNPIDKEIVQYLKFLGIKNIDVYVATLSEINNLLNQIAPDTSAEELISSFGLDAEVEEEIQKEEDINVAEVLAGAEEAPIVKASRLFIVNAVRQGASDIHIEPFEKELRVRYRIDGILRTVQKLPSTVKEALVARYKIMANLDIAEKRLPQDGRIRVKIDKKPIDLRVSIVPTVYGEKVVMRIQDAESYLGLKLEDLGFEPDDLEKIRRAIYNPWGMVLVTGPTGSGKTTTLYTALMERNTEDVNISTAEDPVEVSIPGINQVQIKEHIGLTFAEALRAFLRQDPDIILVGEIRDRETAEISIKAALTGHLVFSTLHTNDAPSSITRLIDIGVESFLVGTAVNLILAQRLIRKLCKHCRKPATYPPEFWKGLGFSDEDIKNGEFYTHNPNGCEKCNRTGYKGRTAVHEILEVDDEIRKAILSGANAAQLRELAIKKGMRTLYKNALLKVKRGITDIAEVERVLMK from the coding sequence ATGGAAAATGTAGACTACAAAAGCCGCAGGAAATTAACCTTCCTCAGATTAATGGTTCAAAATGGTCTCGTTCCAGCTGAGGAGGTAAGAGACAATCCTGCACTCAGTGGAAAGGATTTTACGGAAATACTTGACTACCTTGTAGACAGAAAGATAACAGATGAGGTAAAGATAAAGGACTTTTTCGTTAAGTTTCTGAATCTAAAGCCCTACGATCCTGAAGAGCATTACTTAGATAAGAATAATGATGTTGTCAAAACAATATCTTACAAATATATGAAAAAGAAAAAGTTTGTCCCCCTTTTTTACAAGGATGGGACGCTTTCCATAGCAGCATTCAACCCTATTGATAAAGAGATAGTCCAGTATCTCAAATTCTTGGGTATAAAAAATATAGATGTTTATGTTGCAACACTTTCCGAGATAAACAATCTTCTGAACCAGATAGCTCCCGACACATCAGCTGAAGAGCTTATAAGCAGTTTTGGACTTGATGCTGAGGTGGAGGAGGAGATACAGAAAGAGGAAGATATAAATGTCGCCGAGGTTTTAGCTGGGGCTGAAGAGGCTCCTATAGTTAAGGCATCAAGGCTTTTTATAGTGAATGCTGTAAGACAGGGTGCTTCAGATATACATATAGAGCCTTTCGAGAAAGAGCTAAGGGTAAGATACAGAATTGACGGAATACTGAGAACGGTTCAAAAACTTCCATCAACCGTTAAAGAAGCCCTTGTCGCAAGATACAAGATAATGGCCAATCTTGATATAGCTGAAAAAAGGCTTCCCCAGGATGGAAGAATAAGGGTAAAGATAGATAAAAAACCTATAGATCTCAGGGTCTCAATCGTTCCTACAGTTTACGGTGAAAAGGTCGTTATGAGAATTCAGGACGCAGAGTCCTATCTTGGTCTGAAGCTTGAGGATTTAGGTTTTGAACCTGACGATCTAGAAAAGATAAGAAGGGCTATATACAATCCGTGGGGAATGGTTCTTGTTACAGGTCCAACAGGATCTGGTAAAACAACAACACTTTATACAGCTCTTATGGAGAGAAATACAGAGGATGTGAACATATCAACAGCTGAAGATCCTGTTGAGGTATCAATACCGGGGATAAATCAGGTTCAGATAAAAGAACATATAGGTCTGACATTTGCTGAAGCTCTCAGGGCATTTTTAAGACAGGATCCTGATATCATACTTGTTGGTGAGATCAGGGACAGGGAAACAGCTGAGATATCAATAAAAGCTGCACTTACAGGACACCTTGTATTTTCAACACTTCACACAAATGATGCACCATCATCTATAACAAGACTTATTGATATAGGTGTTGAGAGCTTCCTTGTTGGGACAGCTGTAAATCTTATACTTGCCCAGAGATTAATAAGAAAACTATGTAAACACTGCAGAAAGCCTGCAACATACCCACCTGAGTTCTGGAAAGGTCTTGGTTTCTCAGATGAGGATATAAAAAATGGTGAGTTTTACACACATAACCCAAATGGCTGTGAAAAATGTAACAGAACAGGGTATAAGGGAAGAACAGCTGTTCATGAGATACTTGAGGTTGATGATGAGATAAGAAAGGCTATTCTCTCAGGGGCAAATGCGGCACAGCTAAGAGAGCTTGCTATAAAAAAAGGTATGAGAACACTATACAAAAATGCCCTGCTGAAAGTAAAAAGAGGTATTACAGATATAGCAGAGGTGGAAAGGGTTTTAATGAAATAA
- the accC gene encoding acetyl-CoA carboxylase biotin carboxylase subunit: protein MTENGIKNIKRILIANRGEIAIRAIRAIRELGGESIAIYSEADINSLHKDLADISICVGKSPANQSYLNIPSILSAIEVSYADAVYPGYGFLAENPHFASICEKSNIKFIGPKSETIRLTGDKAAARKAAEEAGVPIIPGSPPVENLKDALEIASDIGYPVLIKAAAGGGGRGMRVVHNEQELTRLLPVAQREAEANFGDPRVYIEKFIKNPKHIEIQILADEYGNVIYLGDRECSIQRRHQKLIEESPSPFINDKVRKEMGEAAVRFAKHVGFTGAGTVEFIVDEDMNFYFIEMNGRIQVEHPVTEMVTGIDIVSWQIRIADGQELTLKQEDVKQKGHAIEFRINAEDPDTFTPNPGKIERLYLPGGFGVRVDTHIYQGYTIPPYYDSLIAKIIVYGKDREEAVIRAKRALNELIVEGVKTTKDFHLKILGDPEFLSGRYTTQLVDRKYLGITE, encoded by the coding sequence TTGACTGAAAACGGTATAAAAAATATAAAAAGGATACTTATAGCAAATAGAGGAGAGATCGCAATAAGAGCGATTAGGGCTATTAGAGAGTTAGGTGGCGAATCAATAGCAATCTATTCAGAAGCGGATATAAACTCACTTCACAAGGATCTTGCAGATATCTCGATATGTGTTGGTAAGTCCCCTGCGAATCAGAGTTATCTGAATATACCTTCAATACTCTCTGCTATAGAGGTTTCCTACGCTGATGCTGTTTATCCAGGATACGGATTTCTTGCAGAAAATCCACATTTTGCATCTATATGTGAGAAAAGTAATATAAAGTTTATAGGTCCAAAGTCTGAGACTATAAGGCTTACAGGGGATAAAGCTGCAGCAAGAAAGGCAGCTGAAGAGGCTGGAGTTCCGATAATTCCTGGAAGCCCTCCTGTTGAAAATCTGAAGGATGCTTTAGAGATAGCATCAGATATAGGTTATCCTGTTCTTATAAAGGCTGCAGCAGGTGGTGGCGGCCGTGGAATGAGGGTTGTCCATAACGAACAGGAGCTCACAAGGCTTCTTCCTGTTGCCCAGAGGGAAGCTGAGGCTAACTTTGGTGATCCAAGGGTTTATATAGAGAAGTTTATTAAAAATCCAAAACATATAGAGATACAGATACTTGCAGATGAGTATGGAAATGTTATTTATCTCGGTGACAGGGAGTGTTCAATCCAGAGGAGACACCAGAAGCTTATTGAGGAATCTCCGTCTCCTTTCATAAATGATAAAGTCAGAAAAGAGATGGGTGAGGCCGCTGTTAGATTTGCGAAACATGTTGGTTTTACAGGTGCAGGGACTGTTGAGTTTATAGTTGATGAGGATATGAACTTTTACTTTATTGAGATGAACGGTAGGATACAGGTGGAGCATCCTGTTACAGAGATGGTCACAGGAATTGATATAGTAAGCTGGCAGATAAGGATAGCTGATGGTCAGGAACTTACCCTGAAACAGGAAGATGTAAAACAGAAAGGGCATGCCATAGAGTTCAGAATTAACGCAGAAGATCCGGATACTTTTACACCAAATCCTGGAAAGATAGAGAGGCTTTATCTGCCTGGTGGTTTTGGTGTAAGGGTTGATACACACATATACCAGGGCTACACAATCCCTCCGTACTACGATTCGCTTATAGCAAAGATAATAGTTTACGGTAAGGACAGAGAAGAGGCTGTGATAAGGGCAAAAAGAGCATTAAACGAGCTTATAGTTGAAGGTGTTAAAACAACAAAAGATTTCCATCTCAAGATACTTGGTGATCCTGAGTTTCTGTCAGGAAGGTATACAACACAGCTTGTTGACAGGAAATATCTGGGAATAACAGAATGA
- a CDS encoding MBL fold metallo-hydrolase, producing the protein MIKVLTVGPLEENTVILIDRSGKKAVVIDPGAEGERILKELKPYETVAILATHGHLDHVGQVGFLKEKLNAPFYMNRKDSFLISNDIFPGFSQMIGAYPCPEPDFDLREGDIINFGESSLEVIETPGHTPGGVCFYNREEGYLVAGDTIFKGSVGRTDLPGGDPQTLMRSLQKIISLPDNTVIICGHGPETTVGEEKRSNPYITGRFNIDLW; encoded by the coding sequence ATGATAAAGGTTCTTACAGTAGGCCCATTAGAGGAAAATACCGTTATACTAATTGACAGATCCGGTAAAAAAGCTGTAGTTATTGATCCTGGTGCTGAAGGTGAAAGGATACTGAAAGAGCTAAAACCATATGAGACTGTTGCCATTCTCGCGACACACGGACATCTTGATCATGTAGGTCAGGTTGGCTTTTTAAAGGAGAAACTGAATGCCCCTTTTTATATGAACAGAAAGGACAGCTTTCTTATCTCAAATGATATATTTCCGGGATTTTCCCAGATGATAGGTGCTTACCCATGCCCGGAACCTGATTTTGATCTTAGAGAAGGTGATATTATAAATTTTGGGGAGAGCAGTCTGGAGGTTATTGAGACACCGGGACATACGCCAGGTGGAGTATGTTTCTACAACAGGGAAGAAGGATACCTCGTTGCAGGTGATACTATATTTAAAGGATCTGTAGGGAGAACAGATCTTCCTGGAGGTGATCCACAGACACTTATGAGATCCCTACAGAAGATAATCTCTCTTCCTGATAATACAGTAATAATATGCGGGCATGGTCCAGAAACAACAGTCGGAGAAGAGAAAAGATCAAACCCTTATATCACAGGGAGGTTTAATATAGATCTATGGTAA
- a CDS encoding polyprenyl synthetase family protein, with protein sequence MKILSREVLKEIEERLSKYMDSEVEFILKIGNYILDSGGKRLRPVLVLTFSKLLKGENEERDYPIAVAMEYLHTASLLHDDVVDGAETRRGKAAANRVFGNDTTVLTGDYMYANALYLFSVYGDIDMIRNVSDAVKKMSEGQLLELKKIGDIDMREEDYFRILEGKTAVLFGSCCYVGTALGGGSDKQKKSAYNYGLSIGIAFQLIDDLLDYIADEKKLGKPVCNDLREGKITYPLLSVLDKLSEDEKEFVKGVIRDLNPDKKHIERVKNMVKEKGGFDKTIEKAREYVDTAVRELENFPDSEYLKELEELAKYIVEREF encoded by the coding sequence ATGAAGATTTTGAGCAGAGAGGTATTAAAAGAGATTGAGGAAAGGCTGTCTAAATACATGGACAGCGAAGTTGAGTTCATACTTAAAATAGGGAATTACATACTTGACAGCGGTGGGAAGAGATTAAGACCTGTTCTTGTTCTGACATTTTCAAAGCTTTTAAAGGGAGAGAATGAGGAAAGAGATTATCCTATAGCTGTTGCTATGGAGTATCTTCACACAGCTTCACTTCTCCATGATGATGTTGTTGATGGAGCAGAAACGAGAAGAGGGAAAGCTGCAGCAAACAGGGTTTTCGGTAATGACACAACAGTTCTGACAGGGGATTATATGTATGCAAACGCCCTTTACCTTTTCTCTGTTTACGGTGATATAGATATGATAAGAAATGTTTCTGATGCTGTTAAGAAGATGTCAGAGGGTCAGCTACTTGAGCTTAAGAAGATAGGTGACATAGATATGAGGGAAGAGGATTACTTCAGGATACTTGAAGGTAAAACTGCAGTTCTATTCGGAAGCTGTTGTTATGTAGGAACCGCACTCGGTGGAGGATCAGACAAACAGAAGAAAAGTGCATATAACTACGGACTTAGCATAGGTATAGCCTTCCAGCTTATAGATGATCTTCTTGATTATATAGCAGATGAGAAAAAACTTGGTAAGCCTGTCTGTAACGATCTGAGGGAAGGAAAGATAACATATCCTCTTCTTTCCGTTCTTGATAAGCTCTCTGAAGATGAAAAAGAGTTTGTAAAAGGTGTGATAAGAGACCTTAACCCTGATAAAAAACATATTGAAAGGGTAAAAAATATGGTAAAAGAAAAAGGAGGGTTTGATAAAACTATAGAAAAAGCAAGGGAATATGTTGATACAGCTGTAAGGGAACTTGAAAACTTCCCCGATAGTGAATATCTTAAAGAGTTGGAAGAGCTTGCAAAATACATAGTTGAGAGGGAATTTTGA
- a CDS encoding lytic transglycosylase domain-containing protein: protein MEKKGWVYSIFFIIPALLISCSSKKVEPEAYLLKKNGKPVIILKQGKKKKIIPVSSVHINEKDFPQLDKEDEAILYEESLKTGIKIPDRKEIRKFLYYYGKKNRKFTQEALNRASYYLPMIKKIFKEYGLPEELAYLPIIESGFDPYATSRSGAAGIWQFMRITGKRFGLKINRKIDERRDPYKSTIAAAKYLKYLYNYFGRWDLALAAYNCGEGCIQRSLSWNSKDFWDIKHKLPDQTRDYVPKFFAAVLIAKKPEKFGIKIRKREEYIVKTKKAKTTFSLKKFSRIYGIDYYLLKRYNAHLVKGVAYKGYSINIPVKKAVALKKKPEVKKVSYKKRYIIHMVKKGETLYRISKKYDVPVEEIIKANKIKDGKIKAGQVLRIPVKEVTLR from the coding sequence ATGGAAAAGAAAGGCTGGGTGTACTCAATTTTTTTTATAATCCCAGCCTTGCTCATATCTTGCTCATCAAAAAAGGTAGAGCCTGAAGCATACCTTTTAAAAAAAAATGGTAAACCTGTAATCATCTTAAAACAGGGAAAAAAGAAAAAGATCATACCTGTATCTTCCGTTCATATAAATGAGAAGGACTTTCCACAGTTAGACAAAGAGGACGAGGCTATACTTTACGAAGAGTCTCTGAAGACAGGTATAAAGATACCTGACAGAAAGGAGATAAGAAAGTTCCTTTACTACTACGGAAAAAAGAACAGAAAGTTCACACAGGAAGCCTTAAACAGAGCTTCTTATTATCTTCCTATGATAAAAAAGATATTTAAAGAATACGGTCTTCCTGAGGAGCTTGCTTACCTTCCTATAATAGAGAGCGGTTTTGATCCTTACGCAACATCAAGATCAGGAGCTGCCGGTATCTGGCAGTTTATGAGAATAACAGGAAAAAGGTTCGGCCTTAAGATAAACAGAAAGATAGATGAGAGAAGAGATCCTTACAAATCAACTATAGCGGCGGCAAAATATCTTAAGTATCTTTACAACTACTTTGGCAGATGGGATCTTGCCCTTGCTGCCTATAACTGTGGAGAGGGATGTATCCAGAGGAGTTTAAGCTGGAACTCAAAGGATTTCTGGGATATAAAACATAAACTTCCTGACCAGACAAGGGATTATGTCCCAAAATTCTTTGCCGCTGTTCTGATAGCAAAGAAACCTGAGAAGTTCGGTATAAAAATCAGGAAAAGAGAGGAGTACATAGTAAAAACAAAAAAGGCGAAAACAACATTCAGCCTTAAAAAGTTCAGCAGGATATACGGTATAGATTACTACCTTCTAAAGAGATACAACGCACATCTTGTAAAAGGTGTTGCATACAAAGGCTACAGCATAAATATACCTGTGAAAAAGGCTGTTGCCTTAAAGAAAAAACCTGAGGTCAAGAAGGTCTCTTACAAAAAAAGGTATATCATACATATGGTAAAAAAAGGTGAAACTCTTTACAGAATAT